GATAATTGGATCTTGAGAAAGCAATACCAATTAATTCCATGCTCAAAGTTATTCTTCTGTCTCCAAACTTCTATGTAGGGAATATCTTCGCTATTATAATCATCTAATAAATCGGTACTTTGAGATATATCTTGCAAGTTTAGTAGAAACTGCCGCTGTAAAGTAAACGCATATAGCATATTTGTATCATTTACCTGCTGCACATAGCTCAAATATTTTTCAGTTTCGGCGTAAACATCTGAGAGGCGATCGCCCTTAATTAACATCGCCCAAATCAGAAACGAAACTGCCCAGACACCAAACACCAAATTTCCAGTTTCTTGACATACTTGGAATGATTGTTGGGAAAGTGGCAAATTTGTTTTTAAATGCTGATTATAGGGATTAATCGTGTGTGCAAAGATATTATTCGTTTTAAAAATAAATTGGGTGCTATTGAAGTGACGATCGAGTTTTAGTGCTAATGTACCGAACTGGTATGCAGTTTGATAGTTTCCTTGATTTGCCAAATTCATTCCATACAGACAGTAAGCAAAACCAGAGCTTTCTGCATTCCCATATTTCAACGACAAACCGATCATTAATAAAGGAGCCAAGCAACTGAGATGTTGATCTCCTCCCATATAAGCGGCTGCCCATACATCAGCTAAAAGTCCCATACAGACCTTCTTCTCTGGATCTGTCATCTCAGGCAAATCGAATAAATCTGCTATCTGAACTGTTTGAAGTTTAGTCTTTAATTCTTGAAGTTCAGTTTCGATGGCAGCTTGCTGTTCTTCAGAAGTGATAGGCAAAGGCATTCCCATGATGCTCAAACCTTTTAGCCCAGCTTTAAAGCCAGCTTCGATATTTTCGCCCTGAGTCATTTTCAGGTACATCTGAATTCCATAAATATCTGCTTTTTCAAACTTATCTTGGCTATGATTTAAAGCAAGATTGAATAATGTCTCTGCTTGGTTAAAGTTGCCAGTGAGATATTCACATTCCGCAGATTCTCGATATAATTCAAACGTTAGTTGATAATTAGTTAGCCAACTTTCCTCTATTAGCAATTCTCTGCCTAATGTAAAATATTTTACGGCTGCTCGATAAGCAGTAGAAGCTTTGGCTTTTTTCCCAGCAATTAGATTCAGTTGAGCTAGTTCATATTTTTGGGATTCTTCATCAATTATATGAATTCCCTCATTTAACTGATTAACAATATCAAAAATCTTGACTTCAACCTCTTCAGTTGGTGTACTATTTAACAGTAATTGCCCGATTTTTAGATGAGTAGCTTGTCTTTGTGATTCAGGAATTAAAGAATAGGCCGCTTGCTGAACCCGGTCGTGGAGAAATTTGTAAAAGCAGGAATCAGGAGAACTGTATTGCTGAAATTCTGAATTTCGAATCTTGAATTCGGAATTATCTTGATAGAACTTGTAAACTTCATTGGTAGGAATAATCAACCCATCTTGCACAGCTTTCCAAAAATCTGTAGCTGTCTCTAACTCTGATTTTTCATAGACGATCGCTAATGCCGCTAAATCAAATTTGTTTCCTACACAAGCTGCTAATTTCAAAACTTCTTGAGTTTCGGTTGATAACTTCTGAAGTTGAATTGCCATAAACTCTACTACATCATCGGTCAAAGCGAGCGATCGCACCTGAGCAATATCACATTCCCAATAACCACCGTCGAAATTAAATGTAATTAATTTATCTTGATGTAGCGCTTTGAGAAATTGGGTACTGAAAAAAGGATTGCCTTTGGTTTTGCTCAATACTAGCTCTGTTAACGGTGTAGCTAACGTTAGGGAGCAACTCAATGTATCTGCAACCAAATGATTGATAGAAATCTGCTCAAGGGGAGTTAAAGTAATTGTATTGACTGTAGCATCTAACTTCTGAATCTCTTCTAAAGTCAGCATTAGCGGATGTACTGGGTTGACTTCATTATCTCGATAAGCACCAATTAAAAGTAGATAGCCGATATCAACTTCGCTTATTAACAAGTGCATTAACTTTAAAGAAGCAGCATCTACCCATTGCAAGTCATCAATAAAAATCACCAATGGATGCTCTGATGCCGTAAAGACTTGAGTGAATTTCAAGAACAGCAAATTGAAGCGATTTTGTGCCGCACTCCCAGAAAGTTCCTGTGCAGGAGGCTGTTTCCCAATCATACTTTCCAGTTCAGGAATCACCTCAATCATCACTTGTCCATTCTCACCCAAAGCAGAGAGAATTTTAGATTTCCATTGCTCGAATTGAGCATCAGTTTCAGTCAGCAGTTGCCCAATTAAATCTCGGAAGGCTTGTACAAAAGCAGAGAAGGGAATGTTGCGCTGGAACTGGTCAAATTTACCTTTAATGAAATAACCCCGTTGCCGCACAATTGGCTTGTGGACTTCGTTAACTACAGCAGTTTTACCAATCCCAGAGAAGCCTGCTATCAGAATAATTTCACTGCTTCCCTGACTGACTCTCTCGAAAGCATCTAATAAACTTTGAACTTCAGCTTGGCGACCGTAGAGTTTTTCTGGGATGATGAAGCGATCGCAAATATCCCTTTGGGCAATCGGGAAACTCTCAATTCTACCCGTGTTCTTCAGTTGCTCCAAACATTTTTCTAAATCATACTTTAGCCCTAACGCGCTCTGATAGCGGTCTTCAGCATTTTTCGCCATCAATTTCATCACAATGTCACAAAGAACCTGCGGAATTTCCTCTTCCCTCCCGCCCTCTGCCCCCTGCCCCCTGCCCCCTGCCTCCTGCCCCCTGCCTCCTAATTGCTCCGGTTGCTTGGCGATATGACAGTGAACCAACTCCATCGGATCGTTAGACTGGAAAGGTAGGTGTCCAGCCAGTAGTTCAAAGAAAGTAACGCCGAGGGAGTAGTAATCACTGCGATAATCAATTCCGCGATTCATCCGCCCGGTTTGTTCCGGGGAAAGGTAAGCGAGAGTACCTTCTAAGACATTAGGACTGTAAATTTCCTGAGTTTCTCTGGGTAAAAGAGAAGCAATGCTAAAGTCAATTAACTTGACTTGCTTGGTTTCTGGGTTAATGAGGATGTTGGCAGGCTTAATATCTTTGTGGATAATCCGATGGTGATAGAGTCCATCAAGAATATTGCTCAGAGCGATCGCAACATCCAAGAACTCTGTCAAAGTATATTGGTTGTCCCCCATTTCCCTGTTCATCCAATCTCTAAGGGAAATGCCGCCAAAATCCTCCATCACCAAAGCATAGCTGTTGCGGTAAGGTTCCAGACTGTAGGGACGAACAATGCCAGGTAGATCAATATTTTTAGCGATCGTGTACTGATTACGGAATAGCAGCAGTTCGTTGAAGGTGGGATACTCCTGCTGAAACAGTTTGATCACAACCGGAAGTTGATCGGCCTCTCGAATTCCACGGTAAACCAAGGTTCTAGAGCCTGCATAAAGTTGCTCACTAATTCGATAGTTAAAAAGCTTGTCCATCGGCTCAACTGCTTTATTCATAACTCGATCAACTCTTGTGAAATCAGCTATTTATTTAAAGTAGTCTGCCCAAAAACCAGCTTTTTCTAACTCAGTTTTTTTTGGGCGTAGGCGTAGCCCCTCGTATACATCAGATTTTTCCGGTAAAATTGGTAACATCCGAAATCGCTGGTTGCATTGGCAACGAAATTTTTTGCATAAAATTCGAGTGGAACCCAGATAAAGCTATTATCAAGCTGATAAGCATAATATCTCTTTCCCAGAAGTCACGACCTTGAGGACGAACGTGCAACGATGTTTATCAAACTCAGATAACAGTTTGCGATCGCCAAATACAGGAGTGCTTGGCTCAATTTAGCAACAAAGTTAATTTGAATGAATCTCCACTTCCGCAACCAAAATACCCCCGCCATAAACCCCAAGGCAATGAACCTGCTTTTGATTTACGGTCAAAACGTGACTGGCGGTAAGGTCAAAAGCTCTCAAATTTTTTGTACTGTTGTGAATCGAGCCGCCAATAGACCTGTCCAAAATATAAATTTGGGGACAAAAAAATGGTAGAACGGAGATTTTAGCGTCTACCGTTGGTCTACCATAATGAAAAATCCACTTCATTATATTCATAAATATCCACATCGTACTAAGCAAATATTGGGAATTAGCTATGACCAATTTCTGTTGTTAGTCAAACAAGCAGAAATCAGGTATAACGAACAACAATTTCAAAGAGAAGAAAAGAAAATCCGTATTAACGCCATTGGAGGTGGACGGAAACCGAAATTAACAATTGCAGAAGAAATATGTCTGAGCCTGTTCTACTTAAGACAAATGCCTACATTTGAAATTTTAGGAATGAACTTCGATATCTCGAAAACCGAAGCGAATGATACTTTCCATTATTGGCTAAAAATCTTGCGAGAAGTTTTGCCTGCTAGTTTACTAGAACAGGTAGAAAATCAAGAAAGTGATTATATAACGGTGCAAGAGCTATTAAGGGAATTTGAATTAATTGTTGATAGCTACGAACAGCCTAGAGAAAGACCATCAGACAATCAAGAGCAACAAGAATACTTTTCAGGCAAGAAGAAGCAACATACTCTTAAAAGCCAAGTTGTTTCGCTGCCAGATGCTAAAGATATTGTTGATATAGTAGTAGGAGCAAAGGGTCAAACCAGTGATATTTCATTGTTTCGTAATCAACAACAAAGATTTTCTCCTGAACAATCATTTAAAGGTGATAAAGGTTATCAAGGTGGTAAAAACATTAGTACACCTCACAAAAAACCACCTAAAGGCGAATTAACTACCGAACAAAAAGCCGAAAATAAAGTCTTTTCTAGTAATCGGATTTTCATTGAACACATAATTCGACTTATCAAGATTTTCCGCATTGCCTCTTGACGATTTCGACTTCATTATACAGTGTATGAGCAGATAATTTTTACTGTTTGTGGCTTAGTTAGATTAAGAATTGGTAGTTTAGTTTTACCAACTTAATCAAAAGTGATAATTGTACAATTATACAAAATAAAGGGAGCATATATTTTTTGGTCTAAACTATCTCTAACTATCTCTAACCCTGATTAAGCTGTTCAGCATTTAAATTGGGTATAATAAAAAACTGAATTCAGTCAAAAAATGGAATAATGCCAGCAAAAAATCATTTAACTTCTCAGCAGATAGAGAAACTACAAAAAGCTTTAAAACTGGAAGAAAATGGAGAAATAAGAGAAAGAATACTAATTCTCTTGTTGCTTAATGACGGGAAAACACAAGCTAACATAGCAGAATTTTTGGGTTGTTCTTTAAATAAAGTATCATATTGGTGTGTACATGGAGACCCAGAGAATCTAGAAAGCCTAAAAGATGAGAGGATGAAGGGAAACCATAAAAAAGCCACAGATAAGTATATAGAAATATTACTAGAAACTATAGATAAAGAACCAGAAGAATTAGGATACGAGTTTGGCAGATGGACAGCGCAGAGATTAGCAACATATTTAGAGCAACTCACAGGCATACAATTAAGTGGTTCTCAAGTAAGGAGGATATTAGAGAAAAAAAGTACGTCTACCTCTGGACAAAATATAGCTTAGAGTCCAAGAGGAATCTAGAAAAAAGAAAAGCATTTAAACAGAAAATAGCAGAGTATTTAAGAATAGAGAAAGAGCATCCAGAACGATTACAGGTATGGTTTTGGGATGAGAGTGGCTTTAGTTTAAGGGTGATAAGAAGAAAATCATGGTGTAAAAAAGGTCACTCTAAAAACGTGAGAGGAGACAGAAGAAAAGGGAGAATTAATGTGATGGGAGGATTAAGGTATTCAGATAAGAAAAGATTTGTAGAATTTATTGATAAAGGGAATGCAGACAATTTTTACAAAGTCCTAAAAATCTTTTATGAAGAAATAGTTTTCGATTGGGTAGAAGCTGGTAATCAAGCTAAAGATTTTGCGGAGAAGGGAGCAAAAATAGTTATTATTCTTGATAATGCAAGTTTTCACAAAAAGCAAGAGTATATTAATAAAATTGAAACAGAAATGCCGAATATTCATTTAGAGTTTCTCCCGGAATATAGCCCAGATTATAACTTAATTGAATTGGTCTGGCACTCGACAAAAGAATATATTGCTAATCGGCTATTTCAATCAATTGAAGACCTAGAATATTTATTACATCAACTTTTAAATGAAGGAGAGTTAATTATTAAATGGGGACGAAAACTCAAAAATAAAGGCGATGCTGTTATCACAATTTAAATGCACAACAGCTTACTACGTTTTTATGAAGATATCAAAGCTGGCTTTCAAAGCTTTGTACAGACTCGCTTGTAAATTTTCGGACAGGTCTAGTGGGATATAAGCGTACCAGTGACGCTGAGTGGATTGATTGCACATATCTCAATGTTCCAAGATTTTGTTAACACGACCCAAATTAACTATGTTTTCTGGTCTATCGCCCTTGAATCACACCTATATCTTTGCTTTCCCCTTCTCGTACTCAGCTGGCAGCGCTTTGGCAGCATTAAGACCACACTTGGAATCGGCTTATTTACTTATATTACTATTATTCTGCTGGAAATCGCGCAGGTAAAAGAAATACCCCCACAATTTTTAGGTTTGTGTTTCTATTTTGTATTGGGAATGCTTGGTGCAACCATCGTCTTTTCCCAAGATCGGCTTTGGGCATTGATGCGTAAGCATTTTCCCTGGCACTTCGTTATAGCTGGTTTAATTCTGACAATTATCTTGTTCTGCTATCTCTGGGGATTCGATATAGCAGAAGAGCGTTTTGCCTTTTTAGATACTATGACTGCATTAGGTACGTTGTTTTTGCTTGTAGCTGCCTCACGTCCTGGAGCAAACAAAGTTCGTAATTTTCTAGGTTCAAGTCTACTTGTCTTTATTGGTACATTCTCGTACAGCTTGTATCTCATTCATGCACCTCTACTACAAATTGTCTGGCAGTATGTTCTGCATCCATTACATCTCGGAAAAGTCTTTGAGTTTGTTTTACTTCTGCTTGTAGGCACACCGATGATTCTTGGTGCAGCATACGTCTTCTTTTTTTATTGCGAGCGGCCATTCTTAAATACACGCCGAGTTTCAGCATCAAAATTAACAAACAACAGAATAAGGAACTGAGAAATTTTTTAAATAGTTTTAATGATAACCTTATGTGATCCAAAAATACTCATTTCTTTTGGGAAAAGTATCAAAAGTAGTCGTAACAGCAAGGTAATATTCATATACGCCAAAATATTAAACAATCTAATTCTCTGAAATTACCGCTCCCTGAATCCTGAAAAACCAATATAAGGTAGACAAATACAGAAAATAAAAATGGCAAACCAGTTATTATCAAAACCTAATAAATGCTGGGTTATTAGTTTATCAATTATTGCAGGTTTAGCCCCAATTGGCATCTCTGTGTACATTCTGCAAAATTACCAACTCAATTTTCAGAGCCGTAGCTCCTTAACACAGACACCTGTGAGGGCTTCGTCGGCTGTCACTACTATTGCTGGTTTGGGACGTTTGGAACCTCAAGGAGAAGTCATTCATTTGTCCGCAGCGGCTTCTGCTGAAGGTGGTGTTAAAGTAGCCCAACTGCTTGTTAAAGAAGGCGATCAAGTTCAGCCTAAGCAGGTTATTGCCATTTTAGAAAACCGCGATCGCCTGCTAGCTGTTAGGGAACAGGCAAAAAAACAAGTTAAAGTCGCCCAAGCTAGTTTAGCCAAGGTAAAAGCTGGTGCGAAAGTAGGAGAAATCATCGCTGGACAAGCTACAATTGCTCGCTTACAAGCTCAGTTGCGTGGGCAAATTGCAACTGTGCAAGTTACAATTGCTCGCCTACAAGCTCAGTTGCAAGGAGAAAAGAAAGTTCAACAAGCTAAGATTTCTCGTCTAGAAGCTCAGTTGCGTAATGCTCAGACAGAGTTTGAACGCTACCAGATGCTATACCAACAAGGTGCGGTTGAAGCCTCAAAATTTGACAGCAAGCGCCTGGAGGTAGAAACTGCTAAAGAACAGTTGAAGGAGGCAAAAGCTGCTCAAAAGCAGACTTTAGAAACTTTGCAACAACAGATTAACGAGACTGAAGCCACTCAGAAGCAGACCTCGGAAACTTTGCAACAACAGATTAACGAAGCAAAAGCGACCTTGAACCAGATTACTGAAATACGTCCAACTGATTTGCTGTCTGCTGAAGCTGAAGTTGAAAGTGCGATCGCAGCCTTAAAAAAATCTGAAGCAGACTTGGCTTTAGCTTATGTGCGATCGCCCTCTTCTAGTCAAATTTTGAAAATTAATGCTCGACCTGGAGAAATTGTCACAGAGCAGGGAATTGCCGATCTTGGTCAAACAAATCAAATGTATGTGGTAGCAGAAATCTATGAAACCGATATTACTAAAGTACGAATTGGGCAACGCGCCACTGTTACAAGTTTTGCATTTGCCGAGCAATTACGGGGAACTGTGGTTCAGATTAGCTCGCAAATTGAGAAAAAAAGTATTCTTGATACCGACCCAACCGCAGATTTAGATGCAAGAGTAGTCAAAGTCAAAATCCGCCTCGATCCAGTAGATAGCAAAAAAGTGGCAGGTTTAACGAATTTACAAGTAGAGGCGGTGATTAATATTTCACCTTCTCATCAAGAATAACTAGACATTCAACAAATCTCAATAAAATTCTACTATGTTTATTAAAATTCCTCTAGCTTGGTTACAACTAACTCGTAAAAAAAGTCGCCTTCTGGCGGCAATGGCAGGCATTGCATTTGCAGATATTCTCATGTTTATGCAATTGGGTTTCCAGGATGCTCTGTATGAAAGTAATACTCAGCTGCATAAGAGCCTACAAGGCGATTTATTTTTAATTAATCCCCAGTCTCAAACAATTGCCTATATGGAAAGCTTTTCTCGACGCCGATTGTACCAAGCGCGAGGCTTTGATAATGTTGAGTCTGTTAATTCTTTTTATGTCGATTTTATTAGATTTAAAAATCCAGAAACTCGTTACAATCGAACAATCTTATTTTTAGGTTTTAATCCAAACGAACGAGTTTTAAAATTACCTGGTATCCCAGAAAATATAAATAAAATTAAGCTACCTGATGTGGTTTTACTTGACAGTGCGTCACGTCCTGAATTTGGCACAATGGCAATTTCTGAAAAACTTAAACAAGGTCAAATTGTTTCTACTGAGATGGGTGGTCATAAAATAAAAGTGGGAGGATTATTCAAATTAGGTAACTCTTTTGCTGCTGATGGAAATTTAATTGCCAGTGACTTGACATTCTTGCGAATATTCAAATTTAAAAACCGCAATCCCGAACAAATAGATATAGGTTTAATTACTCTAAAACCGGGGTCTGATACTCAAAAAGTCAAAGCAAATTTAGTGGCTAACTTACCCCAGGACGTTAGAGTACTTACCAAGCAAGAATTCGTGGACTTTGAGCAAGAACATTGGGCTAGCAGTAC
This Nostoc sp. C052 DNA region includes the following protein-coding sequences:
- a CDS encoding AAA family ATPase, giving the protein MNKAVEPMDKLFNYRISEQLYAGSRTLVYRGIREADQLPVVIKLFQQEYPTFNELLLFRNQYTIAKNIDLPGIVRPYSLEPYRNSYALVMEDFGGISLRDWMNREMGDNQYTLTEFLDVAIALSNILDGLYHHRIIHKDIKPANILINPETKQVKLIDFSIASLLPRETQEIYSPNVLEGTLAYLSPEQTGRMNRGIDYRSDYYSLGVTFFELLAGHLPFQSNDPMELVHCHIAKQPEQLGGRGQEAGGRGQGAEGGREEEIPQVLCDIVMKLMAKNAEDRYQSALGLKYDLEKCLEQLKNTGRIESFPIAQRDICDRFIIPEKLYGRQAEVQSLLDAFERVSQGSSEIILIAGFSGIGKTAVVNEVHKPIVRQRGYFIKGKFDQFQRNIPFSAFVQAFRDLIGQLLTETDAQFEQWKSKILSALGENGQVMIEVIPELESMIGKQPPAQELSGSAAQNRFNLLFLKFTQVFTASEHPLVIFIDDLQWVDAASLKLMHLLISEVDIGYLLLIGAYRDNEVNPVHPLMLTLEEIQKLDATVNTITLTPLEQISINHLVADTLSCSLTLATPLTELVLSKTKGNPFFSTQFLKALHQDKLITFNFDGGYWECDIAQVRSLALTDDVVEFMAIQLQKLSTETQEVLKLAACVGNKFDLAALAIVYEKSELETATDFWKAVQDGLIIPTNEVYKFYQDNSEFKIRNSEFQQYSSPDSCFYKFLHDRVQQAAYSLIPESQRQATHLKIGQLLLNSTPTEEVEVKIFDIVNQLNEGIHIIDEESQKYELAQLNLIAGKKAKASTAYRAAVKYFTLGRELLIEESWLTNYQLTFELYRESAECEYLTGNFNQAETLFNLALNHSQDKFEKADIYGIQMYLKMTQGENIEAGFKAGLKGLSIMGMPLPITSEEQQAAIETELQELKTKLQTVQIADLFDLPEMTDPEKKVCMGLLADVWAAAYMGGDQHLSCLAPLLMIGLSLKYGNAESSGFAYCLYGMNLANQGNYQTAYQFGTLALKLDRHFNSTQFIFKTNNIFAHTINPYNQHLKTNLPLSQQSFQVCQETGNLVFGVWAVSFLIWAMLIKGDRLSDVYAETEKYLSYVQQVNDTNMLYAFTLQRQFLLNLQDISQSTDLLDDYNSEDIPYIEVWRQKNNFEHGINWYCFLKIQLSYLYGRYEDAVKAAEEADKTLAANSGFFPIIQYHFYYPLSLVALYPNATLEKKKQYWDIIREHQQTQKNWANNCPKNFLHRYLLLSAEIARISGKYMDAIESYDRAIAKAKENEYLNEEALANELAAKFYLEWGKERIAQEYLINAYYCYTRWGAKTKVDELEERYPQLLAPILQQTRSRSDSERVSLFTPNETIANVNSIATLHPSINKSVTSSSSASIMLDLAAVLKASQTLSSEIELDKLLTKLLQVVIENAGAEKCALLLLKEDRLLIEATAKVGEKSTVLQSIFVEDSADVPHSLIYTVKRSLQPTVIINATVHPTLIADPYIIRQQPKSLLCTPILHQGKLLGILYLENNLTTGAFTSDRVEILNLLCTQAAISLENARLYQQAQDTLENLGQTEQCLRLIIDNIPQSVFWKDCNSVYLGCNQNFAEISGVGVPENVIGKTDYDLPWIREKSDYYVGRDRRILESGQAELKIIETIQKVDGKQTWSNTNKIPLRDREGNIFGILGTSEDITERQEAQQLLQEQKQQLEQALQELQTMQLQLVQGEKMSALGNLVAGVAHEINNPVGFIAGNLEPAKDYVKDLFVLINLYQEKFPNPGSDIQDEIDAIDLNYLREDLPKLLDSMKLGVSRIRSISTSLRTFSRADKDYKVPFDIHEGIDSTILILRHRLKANENRPAIEVVRNYGKLPLVECFAGQLNQVFMNLLANAIDALEQYNSEHSLEAILANPNCITIETRLADSGQYILIKIADNGVGMSPEVKQKVFDHLFTTKPVGKGTGLGLAIARQIVVEGHGGSLSCTSELGKGTEFVIQISTQQQ
- a CDS encoding transposase, with the translated sequence MKNPLHYIHKYPHRTKQILGISYDQFLLLVKQAEIRYNEQQFQREEKKIRINAIGGGRKPKLTIAEEICLSLFYLRQMPTFEILGMNFDISKTEANDTFHYWLKILREVLPASLLEQVENQESDYITVQELLREFELIVDSYEQPRERPSDNQEQQEYFSGKKKQHTLKSQVVSLPDAKDIVDIVVGAKGQTSDISLFRNQQQRFSPEQSFKGDKGYQGGKNISTPHKKPPKGELTTEQKAENKVFSSNRIFIEHIIRLIKIFRIAS
- a CDS encoding acyltransferase, which translates into the protein MTLSGLIAHISMFQDFVNTTQINYVFWSIALESHLYLCFPLLVLSWQRFGSIKTTLGIGLFTYITIILLEIAQVKEIPPQFLGLCFYFVLGMLGATIVFSQDRLWALMRKHFPWHFVIAGLILTIILFCYLWGFDIAEERFAFLDTMTALGTLFLLVAASRPGANKVRNFLGSSLLVFIGTFSYSLYLIHAPLLQIVWQYVLHPLHLGKVFEFVLLLLVGTPMILGAAYVFFFYCERPFLNTRRVSASKLTNNRIRN
- a CDS encoding ABC exporter membrane fusion protein, producing MANQLLSKPNKCWVISLSIIAGLAPIGISVYILQNYQLNFQSRSSLTQTPVRASSAVTTIAGLGRLEPQGEVIHLSAAASAEGGVKVAQLLVKEGDQVQPKQVIAILENRDRLLAVREQAKKQVKVAQASLAKVKAGAKVGEIIAGQATIARLQAQLRGQIATVQVTIARLQAQLQGEKKVQQAKISRLEAQLRNAQTEFERYQMLYQQGAVEASKFDSKRLEVETAKEQLKEAKAAQKQTLETLQQQINETEATQKQTSETLQQQINEAKATLNQITEIRPTDLLSAEAEVESAIAALKKSEADLALAYVRSPSSSQILKINARPGEIVTEQGIADLGQTNQMYVVAEIYETDITKVRIGQRATVTSFAFAEQLRGTVVQISSQIEKKSILDTDPTADLDARVVKVKIRLDPVDSKKVAGLTNLQVEAVINISPSHQE
- the devC gene encoding ABC transporter permease DevC, encoding MFIKIPLAWLQLTRKKSRLLAAMAGIAFADILMFMQLGFQDALYESNTQLHKSLQGDLFLINPQSQTIAYMESFSRRRLYQARGFDNVESVNSFYVDFIRFKNPETRYNRTILFLGFNPNERVLKLPGIPENINKIKLPDVVLLDSASRPEFGTMAISEKLKQGQIVSTEMGGHKIKVGGLFKLGNSFAADGNLIASDLTFLRIFKFKNRNPEQIDIGLITLKPGSDTQKVKANLVANLPQDVRVLTKQEFVDFEQEHWASSTPIGFIFSLGVMMGFLVGAVIVYQILYTGVSDHLAEYATLKAMGYADIYFLGVVLQEALILAILGYTPGFILSVFLYDFAQNATLLPIVMNVYRASGVLISTIFMCSIASAFAIVKLRSADPSDIF